One window from the genome of Thermoanaerobaculales bacterium encodes:
- the rpsG gene encoding 30S ribosomal protein S7 produces MPRRGIVEKRELLPDPVYNSRLVTKFINNVTRQGKKTTAERIFYGALRLIEERSGDDPLKVFKRAMENTAPQVEVKSRRVGGSTYQVPVEVSNDRQQSLAIRWLITFAAARHEKTMMEKLAGEFLDAANNRGGAIKKREDTHRMADANKAFAHYRW; encoded by the coding sequence ATGCCGCGCCGCGGAATCGTCGAGAAGCGTGAGCTCCTGCCGGACCCGGTCTACAACTCCCGGCTGGTCACGAAGTTCATCAACAACGTGACCCGCCAGGGCAAGAAGACTACCGCCGAGCGGATCTTCTACGGCGCCCTGCGCCTGATCGAGGAGCGGTCCGGCGACGATCCGCTCAAGGTCTTCAAGCGGGCAATGGAGAACACGGCGCCCCAGGTCGAGGTCAAGTCGCGCCGGGTCGGCGGCTCGACCTACCAGGTGCCGGTCGAGGTGAGCAACGACCGCCAGCAGTCGCTCGCGATCCGCTGGCTGATCACCTTCGCCGCCGCGCGCCACGAGAAGACGATGATGGAGAAGCTCGCCGGCGAGTTTCTCGATGCCGCCAACAACCGCGGCGGCGCGATCAAGAAGCGTGAGGACACGCATCGGATGGCGGACGCGAACAAGGCGTTCGCCCACTACAGGTGGTGA
- the rpsL gene encoding 30S ribosomal protein S12, translated as MPTISQLVREGRRTAVEKTKSPALHACPQRRGVCTRVFTTTPKKPNSALRKVARVRLTNGIEVTAYIPGEGHNLQEHSQVMIRGGRVKDLPGVRYHIIRGTMDCQGVDGRRQQRSKYGAKRPKA; from the coding sequence ATGCCAACCATCTCGCAGCTGGTCCGCGAGGGCCGCAGGACGGCGGTGGAGAAGACGAAGAGCCCCGCCCTCCACGCGTGCCCGCAGCGGCGCGGCGTGTGCACCCGGGTGTTCACGACCACCCCGAAGAAGCCGAACTCGGCGCTCCGCAAGGTGGCGCGGGTCCGGCTGACCAACGGCATCGAGGTGACGGCGTACATCCCCGGCGAGGGTCACAACCTGCAGGAGCACTCGCAGGTGATGATCCGCGGCGGCCGCGTCAAGGACCTCCCCGGGGTCCGCTACCACATCATTCGCGGGACCATGGACTGCCAGGGCGTCGACGGCCGCCGGCAGCAGCGCTCCAAGTACGGAGCCAAGCGACCGAAGGCCTGA